The proteins below come from a single Xenopus tropicalis strain Nigerian chromosome 9, UCB_Xtro_10.0, whole genome shotgun sequence genomic window:
- the LOC101731710 gene encoding oocyte zinc finger protein XlCOF7.1-like isoform X3, with amino-acid sequence MGMWEEASDPVMGKKDKNEERKERILNLTLEIIYLLTGEGYVIPKKKSPTVGLGALHAPGSVIQKENDKKILELISNIIQLLTGEVAIRSEDVSIYFSLEEWEYIKGNKALYREGIKEEEEEPQQLRPLACEYKDGSDVTAHTEATLCCNNDGNLTNPDVSPAEQPPPANGMKEEAASWEGGNQSDCSINPLTEQIQGTDTPTPIMGCSLDSNSAVNYASIDVKEELISSWEGGNQSDCSINPLTEQIQGTDTPTPIMGCSLEDNNHDENSHQSPHKSHITKNTLRRKYSCSECQKHLSNKRDFDKHQRTHKREKLFSCSDCGKCFSTRYNLITHQRTHTGEKPFSCSECGKCFSSKYYRDCHLSTHTGENPFSCSECGKCFSSKYYRDCHLSTHTGENPFSCSDCGKCFSTRSNLITHQRTHTGEKPFSCSECGKCFSNRSLLNCHQKTHTGEKPFSCSECGKCFSNRSILNRHQRTHTGEKPFTCCECGKCFAMQSELDYHQRTHLGVRPFSCSECGKCLSDQYRLKIHYRTHTGEKPFSCSECGKCFSERSQLKTHHRTHTGEEPYFCTECGKCFSSQSLLIKHRRTHTGEKPFSCSECGKCFSYQCRLKIHYRTHTGEKPFSCSQCGKCFVRQTHLHSHQRIHTGEKPFSCSECGKCFLNRSILNRHQRTHTGEKPFTCCECGKCFAMQSELDYHQRTHIRVRPFSCSECGKCFSYQSRLKIHYRTHTGEKPFSCSECGKCFVRKSQLHSHQKTHTGEKPFSCSDCGKCFSIRSELNRHQKTHTGEKPFSCSKCGKCFSRKYHLDCHQRTHTGEKPFSCSDCGKCFSSKFYRDCHLRTHTGEKPFSCSECGKCFTNRSKLNRHQRTHTGEKPFSCSECGKCFSNRYKLNRHQRTHTREKPFSCSQCGKCFSTQSKLNRHQRTHTGEKPFSCYECGKCFSVQSELDYHQRTHIGVRPFSCSECGKCFSNQSTLKIHYRTHTGEKPFSCSECGKCFAQQSCLKTHYRTHTGEKPFSCSECGKCYKDRSRLKIHFRTHTGEKPFSCSECGKCFSEQACLKTHYRTHTGEKPFSCSECGKCFSKQYHLKIHNRTHTRKKPFSCSQCGKCFVRKSQLHSHQRIHKGEKPCSLSK; translated from the exons atgggaatgtgggaggaagcgagtgacccagtgatggggaagaaggataaaaatgaggagcggaaggagagaatcctgaatctcacactggagattatctatctgctgactggagag ggctacgtcatccctaagaagaagagcccaactgtgggtttgggggccctgcatgcccctggctccgtcatacagaaggaaaatgacaagaagatcctggaactcatctccaacatcatccagctgctgactggagag gttgccataaggagtgaggatgtttccatctatttttccttggaggagtgggagtatataaaaggaaacaaggccctttacagggaagggataaaggaggaggaggaggagccccagcagctccgcccactgg cctgtgagtataaagatgggagcgatgttacagcacatacggaagcaactttatgttgtaataatgatgggaatctcacaaaccctgatgtttctccagcggaacagcccccaccggccaatgggatgaaagaggaggcggcttcatgggaagggggaaaccaatcagattgcagcattaatccccttacagaacagatacagggaacagacacacctactcctatcatggggtgcagcctagATAGCAACTCGGCAGTTAATTATGCATCAATTGATGTGAAGGAGGAGTTAATttcttcatgggaagggggaaaccaatcagattgcagcattaatccacttacagaacagatacagggaacagacacgcctactcctatcatggggtgcagcctagA GGATAATAATCATGATGAAAATTCCCACCAATCTCCACATAAATCTCacataacaaaaaatacattacgTAGGAAATACAGCTGCAGTGAGTGTCAGAAACACTTAAGTAATAAGAGAGACTTTGATAAACACCAGAGAACCCACAAAAGAGAGAAACTTTTTTCTTGTTctgattgtgggaaatgtttttcaacacGATATAACCTTATTactcatcaaaggactcacacaggggagaaaccattttcttgttctgaatgtgggaaatgtttctcaaGCAAATATTATCGGGATTGTCATCTAAgcacccacacaggggagaatccattttcttgttctgaatgtgggaaatgtttctcaaGCAAATATTATCGGGATTGTCATCTAAgcacccacacaggggagaatccattttcttgttctgattgtgggaaatgtttttcaacacGATCTAACCTTATTACTCATCAAaggacccacacaggggagaaaccattttcttgttctgaatgtgggaaatgtttttcgaACCGATCTTTGCTCAATTGTCATCAAAAgacccacacgggggagaaaccattttcttgttctgaatgtgggaaatgtttttcgaACCGATCTATACTcaatcgtcatcaaaggactcacactggggagaaaccatttacttgttgtgaatgtgggaaatgttttgcaatgCAATCTGAGCTTGATTATCATCAAAGGACTCATTTAGGGGTAAGACctttttcatgttctgaatgtgggaaatgtttatcAGACCAATACCgccttaaaattcattatagaacccacacaggggagaaaccattttcatgttctgaatgtgggaaatgtttttcagagcGATCCCAACTTAAAACTCaccatagaacccacacaggggaggaaccatatttttgtactgaatgtgggaaatgtttctcaaGCCAATCACTCCTTATAAAGCATcgtagaacccacacaggggagaaaccattttcatgttctgaatgtgggaaatgtttttcatacCAATGCCgccttaaaattcattatagaacccacacaggggagaaaccattttcatgttctcaatgtgggaaatgttttgtaaGACAAACTCATCTACATAGTCATCAaaggattcacacaggggagaagccattttcttgttctgaatgtgggaaatgttttttgaACCGATCTATACTcaatcgtcatcaaaggactcacactggggagaaaccatttacttgttgtgaatgtgggaaatgttttgcaatgCAATCTGAGCTTGATTATCATCAAAGGACTCATATAAGGGTAAGACctttttcatgttctgaatgtgggaaatgtttttcatacCAATCCCgccttaaaattcattatagaacccacacaggggagaaaccattttcatgttctgaatgtgggaaatgttttgtaaGAAAATCTCAACTACATAGTCATCAaaagactcacacaggggagaagccattTT CTTGTTctgattgtgggaaatgtttttcaatccGATCTGAACTCAATCGTCATCAaaagactcacacaggggagaaaccattttcttgttctaaatgtggaaaatgtttctcAAGAAAATATCATCTTGATTGTCATCAAAGGACCCACACAGgtgagaaaccattttcttgttctgattgtgggaaatgtttctcaaGCAAATTTTATCGTGATTGTCATCTAaggacccacacaggggagaaaccattttcttgttctgaatgtgggaaatgttttacaaaCCGATCTAAACTcaatcgtcatcaaaggactcacacgggggagaaaccattttcttgttccgaatgtgggaaatgtttttcaaaccgatATAAACTcaatcgtcatcaaaggactcacacgagggagaaaccattttcttgttctcaatgtgggaaatgtttttcaacccaatctAAACTtaatcgtcatcaaaggactcacacaggggagaagccattttcttgttatgaatgtgggaaatgtttttcagtgcAATCTGAGCTTGATTATCATCAAAGGACTCATATAGGGGTAAGACctttttcatgttctgaatgtgggaaatgtttttcaaatcaaTCTACTCTGAAAATTCAttacagaacccacacaggggagaaaccattttcatgttctgaatgtgggaaatgttttgcacaGCAATCCTGCCTTAAAACTCactatagaacccacacaggggagaaaccattttcatgttctgaatgtggaaaatgttatAAAGACCGATCCCGCCTTAAAATTCATTttagaactcacacaggggagaaaccattttcatgttctgaatgtgggaaatgtttttcagagcAAGCCTGCCTTAAAACTCactatagaacccacacaggggagaaaccattttcttgttctgaatgtgggaaatgctttTCAAAACAATACCACCTTAAAATTCATAATAGAACCCACACAAggaagaaaccattttcatgttctcaatgtgggaaatgttttgtaaGAAAATCTCAACTACATAGTCATCAAAGGATTCACAAAGGGGAGAAGCCATGTTCCTTGTCTAAATGA
- the LOC101731710 gene encoding oocyte zinc finger protein XlCOF22-like isoform X2, producing MGCSLDSNSAVNYASIDVKEELISSWEGGNQSDCSINPLTEQIQGTDTPTPIMGCSLDSNSAVNYASNDVKEELISSWEGGNQSDCSINPLTEQIQGTNTPIMGSSQNTLQMMDNNHDENSHITENTLRRKYSCNECQIHFSNKSDFDKHQRTHKREILFACSDCGKCFSIRSELNRHQKTHTGEKPFSCSKCGKCFSRKYHLDCHQRTHTGEKPFSCSDCGKCFSSKFYRDCHLRTHTGEKPFSCSECGKCFTNRSKLNRHQRTHTGEKPFSCSECGKCFSNRYKLNRHQRTHTREKPFSCSQCGKCFSTQSKLNRHQRTHTGEKPFSCYECGKCFSVQSELDYHQRTHIGVRPFSCSECGKCFSNQSTLKIHYRTHTGEKPFSCSECGKCFAQQSCLKTHYRTHTGEKPFSCSECGKCYKDRSRLKIHFRTHTGEKPFSCSECGKCFSEQACLKTHYRTHTGEKPFSCSECGKCFSKQYHLKIHNRTHTRKKPFSCSQCGKCFVRKSQLHSHQRIHKGEKPCSLSK from the exons atggggtgcagcctagATAGCAACTCGGCAGTTAATTATGCATCAATTGATGTGAAGGAGGAGTTAATttcttcatgggaagggggaaaccaatcagattgcagcattaatccacttacagaacagatacagggaacagacacgcctactcctatcatggggtgcagcctagATAGCAACTCAGCAGTTAATTATGCATCAAATGATGTGAAGGAGGAGTTAATttcttcatgggaagggggaaaccaatcagattgcagcattaatccccttacagaacagatacagggaacaaatactcctatcatggggagcAGCCAGAATACCTTACAAATGATGGATAATAATCATGATGAAA ATTCCCACATAACAGAAAATACATTACGtaggaaatacagctgcaatgagtgtCAGATACATTTTAGTAATAAGAGCGACTTTGATAAACACCAGAGAACTCACAAAAGAGAGATACTTTTTGCTTGTTctgattgtgggaaatgtttttcaatccGATCTGAACTCAATCGTCATCAaaagactcacacaggggagaaaccattttcttgttctaaatgtggaaaatgtttctcAAGAAAATATCATCTTGATTGTCATCAAAGGACCCACACAGgtgagaaaccattttcttgttctgattgtgggaaatgtttctcaaGCAAATTTTATCGTGATTGTCATCTAaggacccacacaggggagaaaccattttcttgttctgaatgtgggaaatgttttacaaaCCGATCTAAACTcaatcgtcatcaaaggactcacacgggggagaaaccattttcttgttccgaatgtgggaaatgtttttcaaaccgatATAAACTcaatcgtcatcaaaggactcacacgagggagaaaccattttcttgttctcaatgtgggaaatgtttttcaacccaatctAAACTtaatcgtcatcaaaggactcacacaggggagaagccattttcttgttatgaatgtgggaaatgtttttcagtgcAATCTGAGCTTGATTATCATCAAAGGACTCATATAGGGGTAAGACctttttcatgttctgaatgtgggaaatgtttttcaaatcaaTCTACTCTGAAAATTCAttacagaacccacacaggggagaaaccattttcatgttctgaatgtgggaaatgttttgcacaGCAATCCTGCCTTAAAACTCactatagaacccacacaggggagaaaccattttcatgttctgaatgtggaaaatgttatAAAGACCGATCCCGCCTTAAAATTCATTttagaactcacacaggggagaaaccattttcatgttctgaatgtgggaaatgtttttcagagcAAGCCTGCCTTAAAACTCactatagaacccacacaggggagaaaccattttcttgttctgaatgtgggaaatgctttTCAAAACAATACCACCTTAAAATTCATAATAGAACCCACACAAggaagaaaccattttcatgttctcaatgtgggaaatgttttgtaaGAAAATCTCAACTACATAGTCATCAAAGGATTCACAAAGGGGAGAAGCCATGTTCCTTGTCTAAATGA
- the LOC101731710 gene encoding oocyte zinc finger protein XlCOF22-like isoform X1, with product MGCSLDSNSAVNYASIDVKEELISSWEGGNQSDCSINPLTEQIQGTDTPTPIMGCSLDSNSAVNYASNDVKEELISSWEGGNQSDCSINPLTEQIQGTNTPIMGSSQNTLQMMDNNHDENSHQSPHKSHITENTLRRKYSCNECQIHFSNKSDFDKHQRTHKREILFACSDCGKCFSIRSELNRHQKTHTGEKPFSCSKCGKCFSRKYHLDCHQRTHTGEKPFSCSDCGKCFSSKFYRDCHLRTHTGEKPFSCSECGKCFTNRSKLNRHQRTHTGEKPFSCSECGKCFSNRYKLNRHQRTHTREKPFSCSQCGKCFSTQSKLNRHQRTHTGEKPFSCYECGKCFSVQSELDYHQRTHIGVRPFSCSECGKCFSNQSTLKIHYRTHTGEKPFSCSECGKCFAQQSCLKTHYRTHTGEKPFSCSECGKCYKDRSRLKIHFRTHTGEKPFSCSECGKCFSEQACLKTHYRTHTGEKPFSCSECGKCFSKQYHLKIHNRTHTRKKPFSCSQCGKCFVRKSQLHSHQRIHKGEKPCSLSK from the exons atggggtgcagcctagATAGCAACTCGGCAGTTAATTATGCATCAATTGATGTGAAGGAGGAGTTAATttcttcatgggaagggggaaaccaatcagattgcagcattaatccacttacagaacagatacagggaacagacacgcctactcctatcatggggtgcagcctagATAGCAACTCAGCAGTTAATTATGCATCAAATGATGTGAAGGAGGAGTTAATttcttcatgggaagggggaaaccaatcagattgcagcattaatccccttacagaacagatacagggaacaaatactcctatcatggggagcAGCCAGAATACCTTACAAATGATGGATAATAATCATGATGAAAATTCCCACCAATCTCCACATAAATCTCac ATAACAGAAAATACATTACGtaggaaatacagctgcaatgagtgtCAGATACATTTTAGTAATAAGAGCGACTTTGATAAACACCAGAGAACTCACAAAAGAGAGATACTTTTTGCTTGTTctgattgtgggaaatgtttttcaatccGATCTGAACTCAATCGTCATCAaaagactcacacaggggagaaaccattttcttgttctaaatgtggaaaatgtttctcAAGAAAATATCATCTTGATTGTCATCAAAGGACCCACACAGgtgagaaaccattttcttgttctgattgtgggaaatgtttctcaaGCAAATTTTATCGTGATTGTCATCTAaggacccacacaggggagaaaccattttcttgttctgaatgtgggaaatgttttacaaaCCGATCTAAACTcaatcgtcatcaaaggactcacacgggggagaaaccattttcttgttccgaatgtgggaaatgtttttcaaaccgatATAAACTcaatcgtcatcaaaggactcacacgagggagaaaccattttcttgttctcaatgtgggaaatgtttttcaacccaatctAAACTtaatcgtcatcaaaggactcacacaggggagaagccattttcttgttatgaatgtgggaaatgtttttcagtgcAATCTGAGCTTGATTATCATCAAAGGACTCATATAGGGGTAAGACctttttcatgttctgaatgtgggaaatgtttttcaaatcaaTCTACTCTGAAAATTCAttacagaacccacacaggggagaaaccattttcatgttctgaatgtgggaaatgttttgcacaGCAATCCTGCCTTAAAACTCactatagaacccacacaggggagaaaccattttcatgttctgaatgtggaaaatgttatAAAGACCGATCCCGCCTTAAAATTCATTttagaactcacacaggggagaaaccattttcatgttctgaatgtgggaaatgtttttcagagcAAGCCTGCCTTAAAACTCactatagaacccacacaggggagaaaccattttcttgttctgaatgtgggaaatgctttTCAAAACAATACCACCTTAAAATTCATAATAGAACCCACACAAggaagaaaccattttcatgttctcaatgtgggaaatgttttgtaaGAAAATCTCAACTACATAGTCATCAAAGGATTCACAAAGGGGAGAAGCCATGTTCCTTGTCTAAATGA
- the LOC108648855 gene encoding gastrula zinc finger protein XlCGF17.1-like encodes MGCSLDSSSAVIYASNDVKEELIFSWEEENQSDCSIYPLTEQIQGIDTPPPIMGCSLDSSSAVNYASNDVKEELIFSWEEGNQSDCSINPLTEQIQGTNTPIMGCSLNMTGNNYDENSHQSPHKSDRTNLNCKLRRKYSCNVCNKHFSNKEDFDKHQRTHTGKNPFSCLECGKCFLNSSELTVHRRIHTREKPFSCPECGKCYTERSNLARHRRTHTGKKTFSCSECGKCFSNGFNVIRHQRSHTGEKPFSCSKCGRCFSHQSYLIRHQRTHTGEKPFSCSECGKCFSNGSNVIRHRRTHTGEKPFSCSECGKSFSNPSHLDRHQRTHTGEK; translated from the coding sequence atggggtgcagcctagATAGCAGCTCGGCAGTTATTTATGCATCAAATGATGTGAAAGAGGAGTTAATTTTTTCATGGGAAGaggaaaaccaatcagattgcagcatttatccccttacagaacagatacagggaataGACACGCCtcctcctatcatggggtgcagcctagATAGCAGCTCAGCAGTTAATTATGCATCAAATGATGTGAAAGAGGAGTTAATTTTTTCATGGGAagagggaaaccaatcagattgcagcattaatccccttacagaacagatacagggaacaaatactcctatcatggggtgcagcctgaatatgACGGGTAATAATTATGATGAAAATTCCCACCAATCTCCACATAAATCTGACAGAACAAATTTAAATTGTAAATTACGtaggaaatacagctgcaatgtgtGCAATAAACATTTTAGTAATAAGGAAGACTTTGATAAACATCAGAGAACCCACACAGGAAAAAACCCTTTTTCTTGTTtggaatgtggaaaatgttttcttAATTCTTCCGAACTTACTGTCCATCGGAGAATCCATACaagggagaaacctttttcttgtcctgaatgtgggaaatgttacaCAGAACGATCTAACCTTGCCCGTCATcgaaggactcacacagggaagaaaacattttcttgctctgaatgtgggaaatgtttttcaaatggaTTTAACGTTATTCGTCATCAAAGGagtcacacgggggagaaaccattttcttgttctaaaTGTGGGAGATGTTTTTCACACCAGTCCTACCTTATACGTCAtcaaagaactcacacaggggagaaaccgttttcttgctctgaatgtgggaaatgtttttcaaatggaTCTAACGTTATTCGTCATCGAAGgactcacacgggggagaaaccattttcttgttctgaatgtgggaaaagtttttcaAACCCATCTCACCTggatcgtcatcaaaggactcacacaggggagaagtaA